From Campylobacter showae:
CCGCATTTCATTTTAATTTTTTAAGGATTTTAATTGCACCCCAGTAGCGCCGACTCGCTTTTTATGATCGCTCTCGCGTTTTTCTTCGTATTTCTAAACGCTTTTTTCGTCTTATCAGAATTTTCCATCGTCAAAGTCCGTAAGAGCCGCCTAGAGGAGCTTGCAAAGGACAAAGTGCCAAACGCGAAAACCGCGCTTGATATGTCAAACAATCTCGACACATACCTCTCTGCCACGCAGCTAGGCATCACGTTAAGCTCGCTAGCTCTTGGCTGGATCGGCGAGCCTGCGGTCGCTAGGCTGATAGAAGAACCGCTAAAAACATACTTTAATCTAAGCGATATATTAGTCCACACCGTCGCTTTTGCGATCGCGTTTACGCTGATCACGCTCATGCACGTGGTGCTAGGCGAGCTAGTACCAAAGTCCGTCGCCATCGCAAAATCTGAAAAAGCAGTCCTCGCCATCGCGCGTCCATTGCACGTATTTTGGGTTGTTTTCTCGCCTTTGATCAAAACTTTTGATTTTCTAGCGGGCGTTTCTCTTAAAATTTTAGGCATCAAGCCCGCCAAAGATAGCGAGCTGGCCCACTCGGAAGAGGAGATAAAAATCATCGTCGGCGAGAGCCTAAAAGGAGGCGTTCTTGATAGCTTTGAGACCGAGATCATCAAAAATGCGGTCGATTTCTCCGACACGGTCGCTAAAGAGATCATGACTCCGCGCCGCGATATGGTCTGCATAAATAAGCAAAAAAGCTACGAAGAAAACATCAAAGTGATCTTTGACTCCAAATATACGCGCTACCCCTACATCGACGGCAGCAAGGATGCGATACTAGGTATGATCCATATCAGGGATATCTTGCAAATCGACCTGGGTAACAAAAAGCGCGAATTTGACAGCATCGTGCGTAAATTCGTCATCGTACCCGAAAACCTCTCGATATCTAAAATCCTCGTGATGATGAACAAGCAGCAAATCTCCGCCGCTCTGGTTGTGGACGAATACGGCGGCACGGCGGGGCTGCTCACGATGGAAGACATCATGGAAGAGATTTTGGGCGACTTTAACGACGAGCACGACGACGCCGACCCGCACTACAAAAAGATCAACGAAAATATCTACGAGTTTCAGGGGCGCTTTGACTTAGAGAGCGTCGAGGAGCTGATGGGGATAAGCTTTGCTGATGAGACCGAGGAGCTAACGATCGGCGGGTATGTCTTTAATCTCATCGGTCGCTTGCCGGTCGTGGGCGACAAGATCGAGGACGAAAACTGCTACTACGAAGTGCGCAAGATGGACGGCGCTAGCATCTCTAGCGTCAAAGTGCGCAGAAAATTTGAGCAAAAAGAGGACGAGGACTAGGCAAATTTGCGCTTTGCCTTTGCGGGCGGGGCGTAAATTTGGTTTTAAATTTGAGGCGCAGAAAGGGATTTTCAAATTTAAGCCGGTCTAAAATTTAAAAACGCCATCTCACTCGCGAAATCGGCTCAAATTTAAGCCGTTTCGTCAAATTTGAGTTTGCGGCATTTGTGCTAAATTTATCGCCGTTTGACCGAGTCTTGCGGGATTGCCGTTAAATTTGCACGAAGCATAAATTTAAATTCGTCTTGCTAAATTTACACCGATTTTTCTCTCGGACTTTCAAAATCCACAAATTTAATCTAACTTTTTAGCTTATTTTGATAAACTTCGCGAAATTTAATAAGAGATAAAAATTAAATTTTATATTTTGAAATTTATAAAACAAATTTAACACAGGAGGACAGATGAGAGTAGTTCAAGCGGAATTAATCTCCAAAACCGTCAGCGAGCTTTGCAAGCAGGCCTGTTACGTCGTAACGCCCGATATGAGAGCAGCTTTTGAAAAAGCTAGAGAAAACGAGAGCTCGCCGATAGGCAAAGACATCCTAGGCAAGGTACTCCAAAATGCCGATCTAGCCCAAAAGGGCATCGCGCCGATCTGCCAAGACACGGGCATGGCGGTCGTGTTCGTCGATCTCGGACAGGATGTGCATATCGAGGGCGGATTTTTAGAAGACGCGATAAACGAGGGCGTAAAAGACGGCTACGTGGGCGGCTATCTGCGCAAATCAGTCGTAAATGACCCGATCTTTGAGCGCAAAAATACGACGAACAACACCCCCGCCGTCATAAACGTAAGGATAGTAAGAGGCGATAAAATCCATATAAAAGTGGCTCCAAAAGGCTTTGGTAGCGAGAACAAATCGGCTCTAAAAATGCTAGTACCCGCAGACGGCCTAGAGGGCGTGAAAAAGGTATTTTTAGACACAGTTAAGCTAGCGGGTCCAAACGCCTGTCCTCCGATGGTGATCGGCGTAGGCATAGGCGGCACGATGGATAAGGCCGCGCTAATGGCAAAATACGCCGCCGCTCGCGACGCAGATAGCAAAAACCCCGATCCTAGATACGCCAAACTAGAGGAGGAGCTACTAGAGCTCGCCTGCAAAACGGGCGTCGGACCGCAAGGTCTAGGCGGCGACACGACCGCGGTAAAAGTAAACATCGAGTGGTATCCGACCCACATCGCGGGCCTGCCGGTCGCTATCAACATCAACTGCCATGCCGCTCGCCACGCCGAAGCTGAAATTTAAGGAGAAAAGATGTCAGAAGTAAAAAAGATAACCGCGCCATTTGATAAAGAGGTCGTAAAAAGCCTAAAAGCAGGCGATAACGTACTAATAAGCGGCACCATCATCGCGGCTCGCGACGCCGCGCACAAGGCGCTAACCGAGACTTTGGCTCGCGGCGAGGCCTTGCCCGTAAATTTAGCCGGCGAGACGATCTACTACCTAGGACCGAGCCCCGCAAAACCCGGCGACGTCATAGGAGCTGCGGGACCGACTACTAGCGGACGCATGGATAAATACACTCCGACGATGATAAACGAAGTAGGCATCAACGGCATGATCGGCAAAGGATATCGTAGCGACGCCGTCGTCGAAGCGATGAAAAAATCAGGCTGCGTCTACATGGTCGCTATCGGGGGCGCCGGTGCGCTAATCAGCCAAAGCATCAAAAAGTACGAAGTGTTAGCCTATCCAGAGCTAGGACCCGAGGCGGTCGCGAGGCTTACGGTCGAGGATTTCCCAGCTATCGTAGCGATCGATAGCGAGGGCAATAACTTCTACGAAGTCGGACAAGCTCCGTATAAAAAAATATAAATTTATCGGCGCGGGTTATCGCTA
This genomic window contains:
- a CDS encoding Fe-S-containing hydro-lyase, with amino-acid sequence MSEVKKITAPFDKEVVKSLKAGDNVLISGTIIAARDAAHKALTETLARGEALPVNLAGETIYYLGPSPAKPGDVIGAAGPTTSGRMDKYTPTMINEVGINGMIGKGYRSDAVVEAMKKSGCVYMVAIGGAGALISQSIKKYEVLAYPELGPEAVARLTVEDFPAIVAIDSEGNNFYEVGQAPYKKI
- a CDS encoding fumarate hydratase, translated to MRVVQAELISKTVSELCKQACYVVTPDMRAAFEKARENESSPIGKDILGKVLQNADLAQKGIAPICQDTGMAVVFVDLGQDVHIEGGFLEDAINEGVKDGYVGGYLRKSVVNDPIFERKNTTNNTPAVINVRIVRGDKIHIKVAPKGFGSENKSALKMLVPADGLEGVKKVFLDTVKLAGPNACPPMVIGVGIGGTMDKAALMAKYAAARDADSKNPDPRYAKLEEELLELACKTGVGPQGLGGDTTAVKVNIEWYPTHIAGLPVAININCHAARHAEAEI
- a CDS encoding hemolysin family protein: MHPSSADSLFMIALAFFFVFLNAFFVLSEFSIVKVRKSRLEELAKDKVPNAKTALDMSNNLDTYLSATQLGITLSSLALGWIGEPAVARLIEEPLKTYFNLSDILVHTVAFAIAFTLITLMHVVLGELVPKSVAIAKSEKAVLAIARPLHVFWVVFSPLIKTFDFLAGVSLKILGIKPAKDSELAHSEEEIKIIVGESLKGGVLDSFETEIIKNAVDFSDTVAKEIMTPRRDMVCINKQKSYEENIKVIFDSKYTRYPYIDGSKDAILGMIHIRDILQIDLGNKKREFDSIVRKFVIVPENLSISKILVMMNKQQISAALVVDEYGGTAGLLTMEDIMEEILGDFNDEHDDADPHYKKINENIYEFQGRFDLESVEELMGISFADETEELTIGGYVFNLIGRLPVVGDKIEDENCYYEVRKMDGASISSVKVRRKFEQKEDED